In the genome of Raphanus sativus cultivar WK10039 chromosome 4, ASM80110v3, whole genome shotgun sequence, one region contains:
- the LOC108833701 gene encoding probable receptor-like protein kinase At5g39030 — MIFYVLFVFSIFVSATCRVENATDAAYEPTDVLFISCGAKSDPFVDTGNRMWWDDYHYGGLLPWNAKELSFAAKALYQDFAAFHVPFMEARIFRSNFTYIFQVSTGWKFLRLYFYPTRYGSDFNANGSFFSVSVNGFTLLKNFSAYLTVMTSKPESKYLIKEFIVPVFKTLRLTFTPSPNSLAFVNGVEIVSMPDRFYTKGGYDDEITNVSSTVNTLDEETALETLYLLNVGGHMVSAVNDTGMFKVLLKHYTFAEVKKITKSFSHTIGKGGFGTVYGGNLCNGRKVAVKVLKDSVGNGEDFINEVASMSQTSHVNIVSLLGFCYEGSKMVIVYEFLENGSLDQFISRENKPLTLDVKTVEMRCQT, encoded by the coding sequence atGATCTTCTacgttttgtttgttttctctatttttgtTTCCGCCACCTGCCGAGTAGAAAATGCAACGGATGCGGCGTACGAACCCACCGATGTCTTATTCATCAGCTGTGGTGCTAAATCCGATCCCTTCGTTGACACAGGCAACCGAATGTGGTGGGATGATTACCACTACGGCGGCCTGTTGCCGTGGAATGCAAAAGAATTGTCGTTTGCTGCAAAAGCTTTATACCAAGATTTTGCGGCTTTTCATGTTCCGTTCATGGAAGCTCGCATTTTCCGATCTAATTTCACCTACATATTTCAAGTCTCTACCGGCTGGAAATTTCTCCGGTTATACTTTTACCCGACACGGTACGGATCCGATTTCAACGCCAACGGTTCCTTCTTCTCCGTCAGTGTCAACGGTTTCACTCTCTTGAAGAACTTTAGCGCCTATTTAACGGTAATGACTTCCAAACCGGAATCAAAATATCTGATCAAAGAGTTTATCGTTCCGGTTTTTAAAACTCTCAGGCTCACCTTCACGCCCTCTCCAAACTCTTTAGCTTTTGTTAATGGTGTGGAGATTGTCTCCATGCCTGATCGGTTTTACACAAAGGGGGGATATGATGACGAAATCACAAACGTGAGTTCCACGGTTAATACTCTAGATGAAGAGACAGCATTAGAGACCCTCTACCTCTTGAACGTGGGAGGACATATGGTCTCTGCCGTGAACGACACAGGAATGTTCAAGGTACTACTTAAACACTACACTTTCGCAGAAGTGAAGAAGATTACAAAATCATTTTCGCATACCATTGGAAAAGGAGGATTTGGAACTGTTTACGGTGGAAACCTTTGTAATGGTCGCAAGGTTGCAGTTAAGGTCTTAAAGGACTCAGTGGGAAATGGAGAAGATTTCATCAACGAAGTTGCAAGCATGAGCCAAACATCTCATGTAAACATTGTTTCTTTGCTTGGTTTTTGCTACGAAGGGTCTAAAATGGTGATTGTGTATGAGTTTCTAGAGAATGGGTCTTTGGATCAGTTTATCTCTAGAGAGAATAAGCCATTGACTCTGGATGTGAAAACTGTTGAGATGAGGTGTCAAACTTGA
- the LOC108833700 gene encoding gamma-glutamylcyclotransferase 2-1 — MVLWVFGYGSLIWNPGFDFDEKLIGYIKDYKRVFDLACIDHRGTPEHPARTCTLEQSPGAICWGAAYWVRGGPEKEKLAMEYLQRRECEYDSKILVDFYSWMQETDTFEPVLTGVLVFTSTPDKVSNRYYLGPAPLEEMAKQIATASGPCGNNLEYLFKLEKAMHDIEHEEEFVIDLANAVRKQLDLPKEVKALLKPVVSRVPMKSQSQAHVFPLFNVYLHHERRQAKSWSQLTTLW; from the exons ATGGTATTGTGGGTGTTCGGATATGGATCTTTAATATGGAACCCAGGTTTCGATTTTGACGAGAAACTCATTGGGTATATCAAAGACTACAAACGCGTCTTCGATCTCG CGTGTATTGATCATAGAGGCACGCCTGAACATCCTGCACGAACTTGCACGTTGGAGCAATCCCCCGGAGCAATATGC TGGGGTGCTGCTTATTGGGTTCGTGGAGGACCTGAGAAGGAGAAGCTAGCCATGGAGTACTTGCAGCGAAGAGAGTGTGAATACGACTCTAAAATCCTTGTCGA TTTCTATTCTTGGATGCAGGAAACTGACACATTCGAACCAGTCTTGACCGGAGTTTTAGT CTTTACGTCAACTCCAGATAAAGTGTCGAACAGATACTACTTGGGCCCAGCTCCACTGGAGGAGATGGCCAAGCAAATCGCCACAGCTTCTGGACCCTGTGGGAACAACCTGGAGTACCTTTTCAAGCTGGAGAAAGCAATGCACGACATTG AGCATGAAGAAGAGTTTGTGATAGACTTGGCGAACGCGGTGAGGAAACAGCTAGACTTACCAAAGGAAGTGAAGGCATTGTTGAAGCCTGTTGTTTCTCGTGTACCCATGAAGTCTCAGTCTCAAGCTCATGTGTTTCCACTCTTCAACGTGTATTTGCATCATGAGAGACGACAGGCGAAGTCATGGAGCCAACTAACTACACTCTGGTGA
- the LOC108833698 gene encoding uncharacterized protein LOC108833698 isoform X2: MARCTKMYKITDNPFVIWFLPQTTIDEVLVNAPNISLQKFMLRKFEHLQALANTNLEFPDVVGMISSVQGSELSDASVMPRVVVRFIIEPNVVVYLTLWDEAAAAIRGLISSGKRTQTVMVVTTVNPKIFAGNLYLNSTQATKFYFDMNLPAITQFTASLGGPVGEAFRCIETKEGVKKKENVSIGDLNKFISNSDEQTQDA; this comes from the exons ATGGCTAGATGCACCAAGATGTACAAGATTACTGACAATCCATTTGTTATCTGGTTCCTCCCACAAACAACCATTGATGAAGTCTTGGTCAATGCTCCTAATATCAGCCTCCAGAAATTCATGCTGAGGAAGTTTGAGCATCTTCAAGCTCTTGCCAACACGAACTTAGAATTCCCAG ATGTTGTTGGAATGATTAGTTCCGTCCAAGGTTCCGAGCTTTCAGACGCCTCAGTGATGCCTCGAGTTGTTGTCCGCTTCATCATCGAACC TAATGTTGTGGTCTACCTGACCTTATGGGACGAAGCTGCGGCAGCCATTCGGGGACTCATCAGCTCAGGCAAGAGAACACAGACTGTGATGGTGGTCACAACTGTGAATCCAAAAATCTTTGCAg GTAATTTGTACCTCAACTCCACCCAAGCTACGAAATTTTATTTCGACATGAATCTTCCGGCCATCACCCAGTTCACAGCTAG CCTAGGAGGACCAGTTGGTGAAGCTTTTCGTTGCATCGAAACAAAGGAGGGGgttaagaaaaaggaaaatgttTCCATTGGAGATCTGAACAAATTCATCTCCAACTCTGATGAGCAG aCCCAAGATGCATAA
- the LOC108833698 gene encoding uncharacterized protein LOC108833698 isoform X1, with amino-acid sequence MFCFCCHKSVIHGFIPAARSGHYRPGLRSGSILKVAGFEMARCTKMYKITDNPFVIWFLPQTTIDEVLVNAPNISLQKFMLRKFEHLQALANTNLEFPDVVGMISSVQGSELSDASVMPRVVVRFIIEPNVVVYLTLWDEAAAAIRGLISSGKRTQTVMVVTTVNPKIFAGNLYLNSTQATKFYFDMNLPAITQFTASLGGPVGEAFRCIETKEGVKKKENVSIGDLNKFISNSDEQTQDA; translated from the exons atgttttgtttttgttgtcatAAATCTGTGATCCATGGATTTATTCCTGCTGCTCGGTCCGGTCACTACCGTCCAGGTTTACGAAGTGGTTCCATTCTCAAAGTTGCCGGCTTTGAGATGGCTAGATGCACCAAGATGTACAAGATTACTGACAATCCATTTGTTATCTGGTTCCTCCCACAAACAACCATTGATGAAGTCTTGGTCAATGCTCCTAATATCAGCCTCCAGAAATTCATGCTGAGGAAGTTTGAGCATCTTCAAGCTCTTGCCAACACGAACTTAGAATTCCCAG ATGTTGTTGGAATGATTAGTTCCGTCCAAGGTTCCGAGCTTTCAGACGCCTCAGTGATGCCTCGAGTTGTTGTCCGCTTCATCATCGAACC TAATGTTGTGGTCTACCTGACCTTATGGGACGAAGCTGCGGCAGCCATTCGGGGACTCATCAGCTCAGGCAAGAGAACACAGACTGTGATGGTGGTCACAACTGTGAATCCAAAAATCTTTGCAg GTAATTTGTACCTCAACTCCACCCAAGCTACGAAATTTTATTTCGACATGAATCTTCCGGCCATCACCCAGTTCACAGCTAG CCTAGGAGGACCAGTTGGTGAAGCTTTTCGTTGCATCGAAACAAAGGAGGGGgttaagaaaaaggaaaatgttTCCATTGGAGATCTGAACAAATTCATCTCCAACTCTGATGAGCAG aCCCAAGATGCATAA